In Pseudorasbora parva isolate DD20220531a chromosome 9, ASM2467924v1, whole genome shotgun sequence, the following proteins share a genomic window:
- the LOC137089878 gene encoding macrophage mannose receptor 1-like has product MDGSLFVLLLLSGLFWSSSALSRQYHYINVRMSWPAAQSYCREKYTDLATVDTMADVKRLVDIVDAGYSGSVWIGLKRGTQKRWAWSNGENISSPYSNWAPREPNENTYCATSNDGFWYDMKCSSTRYFTCYKENSTYIFVKIAKKWSDAQSYCRQYYTDLPTIHNSEENDQITKILLPGWYIWIGLFLDSWEWSDKWSLFFRNWVAGPPSLISESGDCVSMSRAISGKWAPESCDLKRPFICHRCEFPHIYQFMNESMTWQDAQSYCRARFTDLATADTMSDAGLLVNTVDAGYSGSVWIGLHSGTEYRWVWSMGTHFQYSVWGPGEPNGDGECVRSFNGSWYDESCSTVLPFVCFNDSSGFIITETAMTWRDAQSYCRQHHTDLESITSAEQQNLISDQESLWIGLFRDSWEWSDKWSRFFRNWAADQPSQSSGSGNCVGISTANSGKWAQYSCDLKRPFICYGDDTLIKKQIVRLKLSCNGECTLNDPSLQTAILKEISEKLKSLGLKSDGKINWRKREDEEVFHQDRKCTASSNNKYNRK; this is encoded by the exons ATGGATGGGAGTCtgtttgtgctgctgctgctgtcag GGCTCTTCTGGAGCAGTTCTGCTCTCTCTCGTCAGTACCATTATATAAATGTGAGAATGTCGTGGCCAGCGGCTCAGAGTTACTGCAGAGAGAAGTACACTGACCTGGCTACTGTAGACACCATGGCTGATGTGAAAAGGCTGGTGGATATAGTGGATGCTGGATACAGTGGATCAGTGTGGATTGGACTGAAGAGAGGGACACAGAAACGCTGGGCTTGGTCTAATGGAGAAAACATATCTTCTCCATACTCTAACTGGGCTCCAAGAGAGCCAAATGAGAATACATATTGTGCAACTTCTAATGACGGTTTCTGGTATGATATGAAATGTAGTTCTACACGATATTTTACTTGCTACAAGG AAAATTCTACGTACATCTTTGTAAAGATTGCTAAGAAATGGAGTGACGCTCAGAGCTACTGCAGACAGTATTACACAGATCTCCCCACCATCCACAACTCTGAGGAAAATGACCAGATTACTAAAATTCTTTTACCTGGATGGTACATCTGGATTGGTCTGTTCCTGGACTCTTGGGAATGGTCTGACAAATGGAGCCTCTTCTTTAGAAACTGGgtcgcaggtccaccatccctGATTTCAGAATCTGGTGACTGTGTCAGCATGTCAAGAGCCATATCTGGGAAATGGGCCCCTGAAAGCTGTGATCTAAAGCGTCCTTTTATCTGCCATAGATGTGAGTTTCCACA catt TACCAGTTTATGAATGAAAGCATGACATGGCAAGATGCTCAGAGTTACTGCAGAGCAAGATTCACTGATCTGGCCACTGCTGACACCATGAGTGACGCGGGTTTGCTGGTAAATACAGTGGATGCTGGATACAGTGGTTCAGTATGGATAGGTCTCCACAGTGGGACAGAGTATCGCTGGGTCTGGTCTATGGGCACACATTTCCAGTACAGCGTCTGGGGTCCAGGAGAACCAAATGGAGATGGGGAGTGTGTGAGGAGTTTCAATGGAAGCTGGTATGATGAGAGCTGCAGCACCGTTCTCCCATTTGTGTGTTTCAATG ATAGCTCTGGTTTTATCATCACTGAGACTGCTATGACATGGAGAGATGCTCAGAGTTACTGCAGACAACACCACACGGACTTAGAGAGTATCACCAGCGCAGAGCAGCAGAATCTGATCAGTGATCAAGAATCGCTCTGGATTGGTCTGTTCCGGGACTCTTGGGAATGGTCTGACAAATGGAGCCGCTTCTTCAGAAACTGGGCAGCAGATCAACCATCCCAGAGTTCAGGATCTGGTAACTGTGTCGGCATATCAACAGCCAACTCTGGGAAATGGGCTCAATACAGCTGTGATCTAAAGCGTCCTTTTATCTGCTATGGAG ATGACACATTAATTAAAAAGCAGATCGTCAGACTGAAATTGTCCTGTAATGGAGAATGCACACTGAATGATCCTTCACTACAGACTGCCATTCTGAAGGAG ATAAGTGAAAAGCTGAAGAGCTTGGGGCTGAAAAGTGATGGCAAAATAAACTGGAGAAAGAGGGAAGATGAAGAGGTGTTTCATCAGGACAGAAAATGTACAGCAAGTtccaataataaatataatagaaAGTAA
- the LOC137089879 gene encoding macrophage mannose receptor 1-like, giving the protein MDGSLFVLLLLSGLFWSSSALSRQYHYINVRMSWPEAQSYCREKYTDLATVDTMADVNRLVNIVDAGYSGSVWIGLKRGTENRWAWSNGENTLTQYSAWTKGEPSSNKTCGYFAFGVWYSYPCSSVLHFVCYSEYEYIRVQIWKNWTDAQSYCRQYHTDLPTIHNSEEQNKIKSIIPSSSWVWIGLFLDSWEWSDKWSLFFRNWAAGQPSDRPGSGDCVGMLTTDSGKWARYSCDLQQPFICHRYPEFPQLYQFMNESMTWQDAQSYCRARFTDLATADTMSDASLLVNTVDAGYSGSVWIGLHSGTEYRWVWSMGTRYQYSVWGPGEPNGDGECVRSFNGIWYDESCSTVLPFVCFNDSSGFIITETAMTWRDAQSYCRQHHTVLVSISSAEQQNLISDQESLWIGLFRDSWEWSDKWSRFFRNWAADQPSQSSGSGDCVGISTTDSGKWAQYSCDLKRPFICYGADTLIKKQLVRLKLSCNEECTLNDPSLQTAILKEISEKLKSMGLESDSKINWRKMEGEEVFHQESKCTASSNNTFNKK; this is encoded by the exons ATGGACGGGAGTCTGTTTGTTCTGCTGCTGCTGTCAG GGCTCTTCTGGAGCAGTTCTGCTCTCTCTCGTCAGTACCATTATATAAATGTGAGAATGTCGTGGCCAGAGGCTCAGAGTTACTGCAGAGAGAAGTACACTGACCTGGCTACTGTAGACACCATGGCTGATGTCAACAGGCTGGTGAATATAGTGGATGCTGGATACAGTGGATCAGTGTGGATTGGACTGAAGAGAGGGACAGAGAATCGCTGGGCTTGGTCTAATGGagaaaacacactcacacagtaCAGTGCCTGGACAAAAGGAGAACCGAGCAGTAATAAAACATGTGGCTATTTTGCCTTTGGAGTTTGGTATAGTTATCCATGCTCATCAGTATTACACTTTGTTTGCTACAGTG AATATGAATACATCAGGGTACAAATTTGGAAGAACTGGACAGATGCTCAGAGCTACTGCAGACAGTATCACACAGACCTGCCCACCATCCACAACTCCGAGgaacagaataaaataaagagtattATTCCATCAAGTTCGTGGGTTTGGATTGGTCTGTTCCTGGACTCTTGGGAATGGTCTGACAAATGGAGTCTCTTCTTCAGAAACTGGGCAGCAGGTCAACCATCAGATCGTCCAGGATCTGGTGACTGTGTCGGCATGTTAACAACCGACTCTGGGAAATGGGCTCGATACAGCTGTGATCTACAGCAACCTTTTATCTGCCACAGAT acccggaatttcctcagctg TACCAGTTTATGAATGAAAGCATGACATGGCAAGATGCTCAGAGTTACTGCAGAGCGAGATTCACTGATCTGGCCACTGCTGACACCATGAGTGACGCGAGTTTGCTGGTAAATACAGTGGATGCTGGATACAGTGGTTCAGTATGGATAGGTCTCCACAGTGGGACAGAGTATCGCTGGGTCTGGTCTATGGGCACACGGTACCAGTACAGCGTCTGGGGTCCAGGAGAACCAAATGGAGATGGGGAGTGTGTGAGGAGTTTCAATGGAATCTGGTATGATGAGAGCTGCAGCACCGTTCTCCCATTTGTGTGTTTCAATG ATAGCTCTGGTTTTATCATCACTGAGACTGCTATGACATGGAGAGATGCTCAGAGTTACTGCAGACAACACCACACGGTCTTGGTGAGTATCAGCAGCGCAGAGCAGCAGAATCTGATCAGTGATCAAGAATCGCTCTGGATTGGTCTGTTCCGGGACTCTTGGGAATGGTCTGACAAATGGAGCCGCTTCTTCAGAAACTGGGCAGCAGATCAACCATCCCAGAGTTCAGGATCGGGTGACTGTGTCGGCATATCAACAACCGACTCTGGGAAATGGGCTCAATACAGCTGTGATCTAAAGCGTCCTTTTATCTGCTATGGAG CTGACACGCTAATTAAAAAGCAGCTCGTTAGACTGAAATTGTCCTGTAATGAAGAATGCACATTGAATGATCCTTCACTACAGACTGCCATTCTGAAGGAG ATAAGTGAAAAGCTGAAGAGCATGGGGCTGGAGAGTGACAGCAAAATAAACTGGAGAAAAATGGAAGGTGAAGAGGTGTTTCATCAGGAGAGCAAATGTACAGCGAGTTCCAATAATACGTTTAATAAGAAGTAA
- the LOC137089880 gene encoding putative C-type lectin domain family 20 member A — protein MSWPEAQSYCREKYTDLATVDTMADVNRLVNIVDAGYSGSVWIGLKRGTENRWAWSNGEEKSSQYYKWDLKQPNRDGDCVCTVSGFWNDDPCKTPRYFMCYYKENNEYILVKINMNWSDAQSYCRQYYTDLPTIHNSEENEQLTRVLLPGYYIWIGLFLDSWEWSDKWNLFFRNWAAGPPSQSSGSGDCVGMLTTNSGKWAQYSCDLQQPFICYGDEKKKQIVRLKLSCNGECTLNDPSLQTAILKEISEKLKSMGLESDSKISWTKGEGEEVFHQDINHLVDSNKTCNVHAAAGAEDSPLPTPASEQLMEVLSGAVARLNINWPQEHNERASVKSRLDESFLPFPHGSGQMPRLEETLTSHLSPESALPTIPLKVTSSLVGKVYSAAGQAPACLHTMSIVQSYHSDLLKEP, from the exons ATGTCGTGGCCAGAGGCTCAGAGTTACTGCAGAGAGAAGTACACTGACCTGGCTACTGTAGACACCATGGCTGATGTCAACAGGCTGGTGAATATAGTGGATGCTGGATACAGTGGATCAGTGTGGATTGGACTGAAGAGAGGGACAGAGAATCGCTGGGCTTGGTCTAATGGAGAAGAAAAATCCTCTCAGTACTATAAATGGGATCTAAAACAGCCAAATAGGGATGGAGATTGTGTATGTACTGTATCAGGGTTCTGGAACGATGACCCATGTAAGACTCCCCGATATTTTATGTGCTACTACAAGG AAAATAATGAATACATCTTGGTAAAGATCAACATGAACTGGAGTGACGCTCAGAGCTACTGCAGACAGTATTACACAGATCTGCCCACCATCCACAACTCTGAGGAAAATGAACAGTTAACTAGGGTTCTTTTACCTGGATATTACATCTGGATTGGTCTGTTCCTGGACTCTTGGGAATGGTCTGACAAATGGAATCTCTTCTTCAGAAACTGGGCAGCAGGTCCACCATCACAGAGTTCAGGATCTGGTGACTGTGTCGGCATGTTAACAACCAATTCTGGGAAATGGGCTCAATACAGCTGTGATCTACAGCAACCTTTTATCTGCTATGGAG ATGAAAAGAAAAAGCAGATCGTCAGACTGAAATTGTCCTGTAATGGAGAATGCACACTGAATGATCCTTCACTACAGACTGCCATTCTGAAGGAG ATCAGTGAAAAGCTGAAGAGCATGGGGCTGGAAAGTGACAGCAAAATAAGCTGGACAAAAGGGGAAGGTGAAGAGGTGTTTCATCAGGACATCAACCACTTGGTGGAttcaaataaaacatgcaatgtGCA CGCCGCTGCAGGggctgaagactcgccacttccgACCCCTGCCAGTGAGCAGCTCATGGAGGTCCTGAGCGGAGCGGTGGCCAGGTTAAACATCAACTGGCCACAAGAGCACAATGAGCGAGCATCAGTTAAAAGCAGGCTTGACGAAAGCTTTCTTCCC TTCCCACACGGTTCAGGTCAGATGCCTAGGCTAGAAGAGACGCTCACAAGCCATCTCTCGCCCGAGTCGGCATTGCCCACTATACCTCTTAAAGTCACTTCTTCGTTAGTGGGCAAAGTGTACTCAGCAGCAGGTCAGGCCCCCGCATGTCTGCACACCATGTCCATCGTGCAGTCATATCACTCTgacctgctgaaagagccatgA